A portion of the Celeribacter baekdonensis genome contains these proteins:
- the xseA gene encoding exodeoxyribonuclease VII large subunit has translation MSELFEDDGPQGTSNAPEFTVSELSGAVKKIIEGEFGFVRVRAEVGRVSRPRSGHLYFDLKDDKSVINAVSWKGQVAKMQVQPEEGMEIIATGRMTTFPGGSRYQIIVDSVEPAGAGALMAMLEKRKVALAAEGLFDPARKQPIPYLPKVIGVVTSPSGAVIRDILHRLRDRFPRHVLIWPVAVQGQNCAAEVSRGIEGFNALPKDGPIPRPDLIIVARGGGSVEDLWGFNEEIVVRAAAASNIPLISAVGHETDTTLIDFASDMRAPTPTAAAEIAVPVRRELWVTLQEMRARMERALSLGVTRRRQRLSDLSRALPQRGRLLDGPRQRVDQAEARLNQALITSVGNRRLKLSERSAVLRPTILRGMLKRGQEKTAVLCGRLGPALARSVAQRRRDLSSAAKGLDPMRLSRHTVQARGQLDQLTARFERASKAQTERWRGVLDRRAGMLEALSYQKTLERGYAVVWDVSGGVVTSARDASRMHEVQFADGRARIGGGAVVVPSPAKAKKPKGGGPEQGSLF, from the coding sequence ATGTCCGAGCTTTTCGAAGATGACGGCCCGCAAGGAACGTCAAATGCGCCTGAATTCACCGTTTCCGAACTGTCGGGTGCGGTGAAAAAGATCATCGAGGGCGAGTTTGGCTTTGTCCGGGTCCGTGCAGAGGTTGGGCGGGTGTCGCGGCCACGGTCTGGGCATCTGTATTTCGACCTCAAGGACGACAAATCCGTGATCAATGCGGTGAGTTGGAAAGGGCAGGTGGCAAAGATGCAGGTCCAGCCCGAAGAGGGGATGGAGATCATCGCCACGGGCCGGATGACAACTTTTCCGGGCGGGTCGCGGTATCAGATCATCGTTGACAGTGTCGAGCCGGCGGGGGCGGGTGCCTTGATGGCGATGCTGGAGAAACGCAAAGTGGCCTTGGCCGCCGAGGGTCTGTTTGATCCGGCGCGCAAGCAACCGATTCCCTATTTGCCAAAGGTGATCGGTGTGGTGACCTCGCCCTCTGGTGCGGTGATCCGCGATATTTTGCACCGTCTGCGCGACCGTTTCCCACGCCATGTGTTGATCTGGCCGGTGGCGGTTCAGGGCCAAAACTGCGCCGCCGAAGTGAGCCGTGGGATCGAAGGCTTTAATGCTTTGCCCAAAGACGGGCCGATCCCGCGTCCCGATTTGATCATCGTGGCGCGTGGCGGTGGTTCGGTTGAGGATCTTTGGGGCTTTAACGAAGAGATCGTGGTGCGCGCTGCGGCGGCCTCAAACATCCCGTTGATCTCTGCCGTGGGGCATGAAACCGACACGACGCTGATTGATTTCGCCTCTGACATGCGCGCGCCGACACCCACAGCCGCCGCAGAAATTGCCGTGCCCGTACGACGTGAGCTTTGGGTCACGCTGCAAGAGATGCGGGCGCGGATGGAGCGGGCGTTGAGCCTTGGCGTGACGCGTCGGCGGCAACGGTTGAGTGACCTGTCTCGCGCTTTGCCACAGCGCGGGCGGCTTTTGGATGGGCCGCGTCAGCGCGTCGATCAGGCGGAAGCACGTTTGAACCAAGCCTTGATCACCTCCGTGGGCAATCGTCGGTTGAAATTGTCTGAGCGGTCCGCCGTTCTGCGGCCAACGATATTGCGCGGGATGTTGAAGCGCGGACAGGAGAAAACGGCGGTCCTTTGCGGGCGTCTTGGCCCGGCTTTGGCCCGGTCTGTGGCGCAAAGGCGCCGTGATTTATCCAGTGCCGCCAAAGGTTTGGACCCTATGCGCCTGTCGCGCCACACAGTTCAGGCGCGGGGTCAGTTGGATCAACTCACCGCCCGGTTTGAACGTGCGTCAAAGGCGCAAACCGAGCGCTGGCGCGGGGTGTTGGATCGCCGGGCCGGGATGCTTGAGGCGCTGTCCTACCAAAAGACTTTGGAACGCGGCTATGCGGTGGTTTGGGATGTCTCTGGTGGGGTCGTGACCTCGGCCAGGGATGCGAGCCGGATGCATGAGGTGCAGTTTGCCGACGGTCGGGCGCGGATTGGCGGCGGGGCGGTCGTGGTCCCATCACCTGCGAAGGCGAAAAAGCCAAAAGGCGGCGGACCAGAGCAGGGGTCTTTGTTTTAA
- the purD gene encoding phosphoribosylamine--glycine ligase: MNILILGSGGREHALAWAVMQNPKCDKLIVAPGNAGIEMIAECAKFDINDGAAVVGFVEENAIDFVIIGPEAPLAAGVADDLRAAGVLTFGPSKAAAQLEASKAFTKEICDASGAPTAGYARFTEATPAKDYIRAQGAPIVVKADGLAAGKGVIVAMDEQAALDAIDDMFGGEFGAAGAEVVIEEFMEGEEASWFILCDGENVLPIGTAQDHKRVGDGDSGPNTGGMGAYSPAPVMTDSVIQKAMDEIVKPTVVEMAKRGMPYQGVLYAGFMIKDGQPRLVEYNCRFGDPECQVLMMRLGAQALDLLLATAEGRLDQAQVNWADDHAITVVMAANGYPGSYAKGSVIKGLDALPEDSKNMVFHAGTALKDGAIVAVGGRVLNVTARGESLKEARDRAYAMIEGIEWPGGFYRSDIGWRAM; this comes from the coding sequence ATGAACATTCTGATCTTGGGCAGCGGCGGGCGCGAACATGCTTTGGCTTGGGCTGTGATGCAAAACCCGAAATGCGATAAATTGATCGTCGCCCCCGGCAATGCGGGGATCGAAATGATCGCCGAATGCGCAAAATTTGACATCAATGATGGCGCGGCTGTCGTGGGGTTTGTCGAAGAAAACGCGATTGATTTTGTGATCATCGGACCAGAAGCTCCCTTGGCCGCAGGCGTTGCCGATGATTTGCGTGCCGCTGGTGTGTTGACCTTTGGCCCCTCGAAAGCGGCGGCGCAACTGGAGGCCTCGAAAGCCTTTACCAAAGAAATTTGCGACGCCTCTGGTGCGCCGACCGCAGGCTATGCCCGGTTTACCGAGGCCACCCCGGCCAAAGACTATATCCGCGCCCAAGGTGCTCCAATCGTGGTGAAAGCCGACGGTTTGGCCGCAGGCAAAGGCGTGATCGTGGCGATGGACGAACAGGCCGCCCTGGACGCCATCGACGACATGTTCGGCGGCGAATTTGGTGCGGCAGGGGCCGAAGTGGTGATTGAGGAGTTCATGGAGGGCGAAGAGGCCTCTTGGTTCATTCTCTGTGACGGCGAAAACGTCCTGCCCATCGGCACGGCGCAAGACCACAAACGTGTCGGCGATGGTGACAGCGGCCCGAACACCGGCGGCATGGGCGCCTATTCCCCCGCGCCCGTCATGACCGACAGCGTCATTCAGAAAGCCATGGACGAGATCGTCAAACCGACCGTTGTGGAAATGGCCAAACGCGGGATGCCCTATCAGGGCGTGCTCTATGCGGGCTTCATGATCAAAGACGGTCAACCGCGCCTTGTCGAATACAACTGTCGCTTTGGCGACCCGGAATGTCAGGTCTTGATGATGCGGCTCGGCGCACAGGCGCTTGATCTGTTGCTCGCGACCGCCGAAGGCCGGCTGGATCAGGCACAGGTCAACTGGGCCGATGATCATGCGATCACCGTTGTCATGGCCGCGAATGGCTATCCGGGATCTTACGCAAAAGGCTCTGTGATCAAAGGCTTGGACGCTTTGCCAGAGGACAGCAAAAACATGGTGTTCCACGCAGGCACCGCTCTCAAAGACGGGGCAATTGTTGCCGTGGGCGGGCGTGTTTTGAACGTCACCGCGCGTGGCGAAAGCCTCAAAGAGGCCCGAGATCGCGCCTATGCGATGATCGAGGGGATCGAATGGCCAGGCGGGTTTTATCGCTCTGATATTGGCTGGCGGGCGATGTAA
- the purU gene encoding formyltetrahydrofolate deformylase has product MTSHVLTVTCPSKRGIVAAISGKLAELGCNITDSAQFDDPGTDQFFMRVSFVSETGLTQPELAQGFAPVAEAFDMRWAVRDEAKKMKVVIMVSRFGHCLNDLLYRWRIGALPIDIVAVVSNHMDYQKVVVNHDIPFHCIKVTKENKPDAEAAIMQVVEDSGAELIVLARYMQILSDKMCQQMSGRIINIHHSFLPSFKGANPYKQAFERGVKLIGATAHYVTADLDEGPIIEQDTVRITHAQSSEDYVSLGRDVEAQVLSRAIHAHIHHRVFINGNKTVVFPASPGSYASERMG; this is encoded by the coding sequence ATGACCTCCCATGTGCTGACCGTGACCTGTCCCTCCAAACGCGGAATCGTGGCTGCGATTTCCGGCAAATTGGCGGAGCTTGGCTGTAACATCACCGATTCCGCGCAATTCGATGATCCGGGCACCGATCAATTTTTCATGCGGGTGAGTTTTGTCTCCGAGACCGGCCTGACCCAGCCTGAACTGGCCCAAGGCTTTGCTCCCGTGGCCGAGGCCTTTGACATGCGCTGGGCAGTGCGGGACGAGGCCAAAAAGATGAAAGTCGTGATCATGGTCTCACGCTTTGGTCATTGCCTTAACGATTTGCTGTATCGCTGGCGCATCGGGGCTTTGCCGATCGACATCGTTGCCGTGGTTTCAAACCACATGGATTATCAAAAGGTTGTGGTGAATCACGACATTCCTTTCCACTGCATCAAGGTGACCAAAGAGAACAAACCCGATGCGGAAGCTGCGATCATGCAAGTGGTCGAAGACTCCGGTGCGGAGCTGATCGTTTTGGCGCGTTACATGCAAATTCTGTCAGATAAAATGTGCCAACAGATGTCTGGTCGGATCATCAACATCCACCATTCGTTTTTGCCGTCCTTCAAAGGCGCGAACCCCTATAAACAGGCGTTTGAGCGGGGGGTGAAATTGATCGGCGCGACGGCGCATTATGTCACGGCGGATTTGGACGAAGGGCCGATTATTGAACAAGACACGGTGCGGATCACCCATGCGCAATCCTCCGAGGATTACGTCTCTTTGGGGCGCGATGTCGAAGCCCAGGTGCTGTCGCGTGCAATCCATGCCCATATTCACCATCGTGTGTTCATCAACGGCAATAAAACGGTGGTGTTTCCGGCCTCTCCCGGCAGCTACGCTTCTGAGCGGATGGGGTAA
- a CDS encoding FG-GAP repeat domain-containing protein: MLRLAAAFVLAASPLVATEITNDITSARYIEPTDVYGHGAVAGGEHAQMRVALSDGTERNVSFKKSIFEDTAPRLHDFDGDGAPEIVTVVSGFATGAWVQVWSLNASGALIPAKSNAPIGQRHRWLAIAGIADFDGDGVDDIAYIDRPHLTKELVILPVDLAGSGMLDASARLAGLTNHHLGSAEIEGGIRDCSGHLPVIVTANADWSQVMETRFENGALVSTPVASYVGADSFAPFLICP; encoded by the coding sequence ATGCTGCGTCTGGCCGCGGCTTTTGTGCTGGCGGCCAGCCCGCTTGTCGCCACCGAGATCACGAATGACATCACCTCCGCGCGTTACATCGAGCCAACGGATGTCTACGGCCATGGTGCCGTGGCGGGCGGTGAACATGCGCAGATGCGGGTTGCTTTAAGTGACGGCACCGAGCGCAACGTGTCTTTCAAGAAAAGCATTTTCGAGGACACAGCACCGCGCCTGCATGATTTTGATGGCGATGGCGCGCCCGAAATTGTCACCGTCGTCAGCGGTTTTGCCACCGGCGCTTGGGTCCAGGTCTGGTCGCTCAATGCCTCCGGCGCGCTGATCCCGGCCAAATCCAATGCCCCAATCGGCCAGCGCCACCGTTGGCTTGCGATTGCAGGCATTGCTGATTTTGATGGCGATGGCGTCGATGACATCGCCTATATCGACCGCCCGCATTTGACCAAAGAACTGGTGATCCTGCCGGTCGATCTGGCGGGGTCGGGGATGTTAGATGCTTCCGCCCGCCTTGCCGGTCTGACCAATCATCACCTTGGCTCTGCCGAGATCGAAGGCGGCATTCGCGACTGTTCTGGGCACTTGCCGGTGATCGTCACCGCCAATGCGGACTGGTCGCAGGTTATGGAAACCCGATTTGAAAATGGGGCGTTGGTCAGCACTCCCGTTGCGTCCTACGTCGGGGCAGATAGCTTTGCGCCTTTCCTGATCTGTCCTTAA
- a CDS encoding 2Fe-2S iron-sulfur cluster-binding protein, with product MVKITYVEFGGTEHVVDVPVGRTVMEGARDNGVPGIDADCGGACACSTCHVYVAPEWVEKIPAKDDMEEDMLDFAYQPDPVRSRLTCQIKVTDAIDGLVVNLPEKQI from the coding sequence ATGGTCAAGATCACCTATGTCGAATTTGGCGGCACCGAACATGTTGTGGACGTGCCCGTGGGGCGCACCGTGATGGAAGGCGCGCGCGACAATGGCGTGCCGGGCATTGATGCCGATTGCGGCGGGGCCTGCGCGTGTTCGACCTGTCACGTTTATGTTGCGCCTGAGTGGGTCGAAAAAATCCCCGCGAAAGACGACATGGAAGAGGATATGTTGGATTTCGCCTATCAACCCGATCCGGTGCGGTCGCGCCTGACCTGTCAGATCAAAGTGACCGATGCGATTGACGGTCTCGTCGTCAACCTGCCCGAAAAGCAAATCTGA
- a CDS encoding peptidoglycan-binding domain-containing protein → MTQVLFPVRFPLFILAGLLAACQMSTPEEGILRASDTPGAPPGADPNTCYGRHVTPAIIETVTDQVLVQPPQIEANGTVSYPAVYRTETRQEIVRERKELWFETLCQEELTPEFIASLQRALSVRGYHTGAANGRMDFATKRAIHAYQLEQGVDSDILSLAAARQLGLKEVPREG, encoded by the coding sequence ATGACACAGGTCCTTTTCCCCGTCCGATTTCCGCTTTTCATTCTGGCGGGGCTTTTGGCCGCCTGTCAGATGAGCACCCCGGAAGAGGGTATTTTGCGCGCGTCAGATACGCCGGGCGCACCGCCGGGGGCCGACCCAAATACCTGTTACGGCCGCCATGTCACCCCCGCAATCATCGAAACCGTGACCGATCAGGTTTTGGTGCAACCGCCGCAAATCGAGGCCAATGGCACCGTCTCCTACCCCGCCGTCTATCGCACCGAAACCCGGCAAGAGATTGTCCGTGAGCGCAAGGAATTGTGGTTTGAGACCCTGTGCCAAGAGGAGCTGACGCCCGAGTTCATCGCCTCACTGCAACGGGCGCTGTCGGTGCGCGGCTATCATACCGGAGCGGCGAATGGACGGATGGATTTCGCGACAAAACGTGCCATTCACGCTTATCAATTGGAACAAGGTGTGGACAGCGACATCCTATCCTTGGCGGCCGCACGTCAACTTGGGCTTAAGGAAGTGCCGCGCGAGGGCTGA
- a CDS encoding Do family serine endopeptidase, translated as MIQARAIPTDHNRGLVPSRADLRMMVFALIGVIALLFQTVSAEARGAPESFADLAEKVSPAVVNITTTTMVEAAANDQPVVPEGSPFEDFFRDFMDRNGQGGQTPHRSQALGSGFVISEDGYIVTNNHVIEGADEISIEFFEGFTLPAKLIGTDPKTDIAVLKVESDKPLKYVPFGDSDLSRIGDWVMAMGNPLGQGFSVSAGIVSQRGRALQGAYDDYIQTDAAINRGNSGGPLFNMDGQVIGVNTAILSPNGGSIGIGFSMASNVVSKVVDQLKEFGETRRGWLGVRIQDVTADVAEAMGLEAVKGALVTDVPEGPSKEAGLASGDVILTFDNKEVTDTRSLVRTVGETEVGKAVRVTVFRDGKTKTLMVTLGRREEAENVAFPTDDGAAPQVPDTTQMMGLTLQPLDDTLREELGVTSGTDGLVVVEVDEASEAFAKGLRAGDVITEAGQQKLMSVTDLEARVSEAREGGRKTVLLLVRRAGDPRFVALGVEDN; from the coding sequence ATGATACAGGCTCGCGCCATTCCCACCGATCACAACAGAGGGTTGGTTCCCTCCCGCGCTGATCTTCGCATGATGGTCTTTGCCCTGATTGGGGTCATTGCACTTCTGTTTCAAACCGTGTCTGCCGAGGCGCGTGGCGCGCCTGAAAGTTTTGCCGATCTCGCCGAAAAGGTCAGCCCCGCCGTGGTGAACATCACCACTACAACCATGGTCGAGGCCGCCGCCAATGATCAGCCGGTTGTGCCCGAAGGATCGCCCTTTGAGGATTTCTTTCGCGATTTCATGGACCGCAACGGTCAAGGCGGACAGACGCCACACCGCTCCCAAGCATTGGGATCGGGGTTTGTGATCTCTGAGGACGGCTATATCGTCACCAACAATCACGTGATTGAAGGCGCTGACGAGATTTCGATTGAGTTCTTTGAGGGCTTCACCCTTCCGGCCAAATTGATCGGCACTGATCCGAAAACGGACATCGCCGTATTGAAGGTCGAAAGCGATAAGCCTTTGAAATATGTGCCGTTTGGTGACAGCGACTTGTCGCGTATTGGTGATTGGGTCATGGCCATGGGCAACCCGCTTGGCCAAGGCTTCTCGGTCTCTGCCGGTATCGTGTCGCAACGCGGCCGCGCGCTTCAGGGTGCCTATGATGATTACATCCAAACGGACGCGGCCATCAACCGCGGCAACTCCGGTGGCCCGCTGTTCAATATGGACGGTCAGGTGATCGGCGTGAACACCGCGATCCTGTCCCCGAATGGTGGCTCCATTGGCATCGGTTTCTCGATGGCCTCAAACGTGGTGTCCAAAGTCGTCGATCAGTTGAAAGAATTCGGTGAAACCCGCCGCGGTTGGTTGGGTGTCCGCATTCAGGACGTGACGGCAGATGTGGCCGAGGCCATGGGGCTTGAGGCCGTCAAAGGTGCGCTTGTCACCGATGTGCCTGAGGGGCCGTCGAAAGAGGCGGGTCTTGCATCCGGTGATGTGATCCTGACTTTTGACAACAAAGAGGTCACGGACACCCGCAGCCTCGTGCGCACAGTGGGTGAGACCGAAGTTGGCAAAGCGGTGCGTGTCACTGTGTTCCGCGATGGCAAAACCAAAACGCTGATGGTCACTCTGGGACGTCGTGAAGAGGCCGAAAACGTTGCCTTCCCGACCGATGATGGGGCGGCACCGCAAGTGCCCGACACCACCCAGATGATGGGCCTGACCTTGCAGCCACTGGATGACACGCTGCGCGAAGAGCTGGGCGTCACCTCCGGCACCGATGGTCTGGTTGTGGTCGAGGTGGATGAAGCGTCTGAAGCCTTTGCCAAAGGCCTGCGGGCGGGCGATGTGATCACCGAGGCCGGTCAGCAAAAACTGATGTCTGTGACAGATCTTGAGGCCCGTGTGAGTGAAGCACGCGAAGGCGGACGTAAGACTGTGTTGCTCTTGGTGCGTCGCGCTGGTGACCCGCGCTTTGTGGCCCTTGGTGTCGAGGACAACTGA
- the hflC gene encoding protease modulator HflC: MKKLPILIIIAGLAVFTALSSIFIVDEREKAIVLQFGQIKSVKEDPGLAFKLPWIQKVEYFDDRILSLETAPTEVTPSDDRRLLVDAFARYRIADVVTFKKAVSTGGIRKAETDLEGILIDRIRAVLGADGVTSNTILSSERSTLMAQITAQSRVRAQALGLEVLDVRLKQTNLPEQNLEATYARMRAEREREAADERARGEEAATRVRAQADRTVVELESDARRQAEITRGEADAEKNKVYAEAYGADENFFEFYRSLDAYRVGLSGSNTTMVISPDSEFFDYLKSNTGR; the protein is encoded by the coding sequence ATGAAGAAGCTTCCTATTCTGATCATCATCGCGGGCCTTGCTGTGTTCACGGCCTTGTCTTCGATCTTTATCGTCGACGAACGTGAAAAGGCCATCGTGTTGCAGTTTGGCCAAATCAAATCGGTCAAAGAAGACCCCGGTTTGGCGTTTAAACTGCCGTGGATTCAAAAGGTCGAGTATTTTGACGACCGTATTCTGTCGCTTGAAACTGCGCCGACCGAAGTCACGCCCTCCGATGACCGCCGTCTTTTGGTCGACGCTTTTGCGCGCTATCGCATCGCCGATGTTGTGACCTTTAAAAAGGCTGTGTCCACGGGTGGCATCCGCAAAGCGGAAACCGATCTTGAGGGTATCCTCATTGACCGTATTCGTGCGGTTTTGGGTGCCGATGGCGTCACCTCGAACACCATCTTGTCGTCTGAACGGTCCACCTTGATGGCGCAGATCACCGCGCAATCGCGGGTGCGAGCGCAAGCTTTGGGTCTTGAAGTGTTGGATGTGCGTTTGAAACAAACCAACCTTCCAGAGCAAAACTTGGAAGCGACTTATGCGCGGATGCGGGCCGAACGCGAACGTGAAGCCGCCGATGAACGTGCCCGTGGTGAAGAAGCCGCGACACGCGTGCGTGCGCAGGCGGATCGGACCGTGGTCGAACTTGAATCTGATGCCCGTCGTCAGGCCGAGATCACCCGCGGTGAAGCCGATGCAGAGAAAAACAAAGTCTATGCCGAAGCCTACGGTGCGGATGAGAATTTCTTTGAATTCTACCGCTCTTTGGATGCCTACCGCGTGGGCTTGTCTGGATCGAACACCACCATGGTGATCTCGCCGGACAGCGAATTCTTTGACTACCTGAAATCCAATACAGGCCGCTAA
- the hflK gene encoding FtsH protease activity modulator HflK: MASNNGGPWGTGGGGNRPTGPGGDNRGGDNRNGGRRPGDQPQIPEIEDMLNKGNEYLKVLMGGKGGGTGRPGGPDGEGPQVPKGLVLLGGVAAAALLWAYSSFYTVQPQEAGVELFLGKYSQTTGEGLRFAPWPFVTYEKVNVTGQRSESIGLGNSGSDNGLMLTTDENIVDIDFQVVWNINDPAKFLFNLADPRGTVQAMSEASMREIIAASELSPILNRDRGLISDTTKTLVQSTLDALDSGITIVRVNLDKADPPKQVIDAFRDVQAAEQERDRLERQADAYANTAVAGARGKASQILEEAEGYRAQVVNEAKGEASRFSAVLQEYQQAPEVTRKRLYLEAMEEVYGGMDKILLDDAAGGAQGVVPYLPLNELKKSTTGGSN; this comes from the coding sequence ATGGCCAGTAACAATGGCGGCCCTTGGGGCACCGGAGGGGGTGGAAACCGCCCGACCGGACCCGGTGGTGACAATCGTGGCGGCGACAACCGGAATGGCGGACGCCGTCCCGGAGACCAGCCCCAGATCCCCGAAATCGAAGATATGCTCAACAAGGGCAACGAATATCTGAAGGTGCTGATGGGCGGCAAAGGCGGCGGCACGGGTCGTCCCGGCGGCCCCGACGGCGAAGGTCCGCAAGTGCCGAAAGGCTTGGTTTTGTTGGGCGGTGTTGCCGCAGCCGCGTTGCTTTGGGCCTACAGCTCTTTCTATACGGTTCAGCCGCAAGAGGCCGGTGTTGAGCTGTTCTTGGGCAAATACTCCCAGACGACGGGTGAAGGTCTGCGCTTTGCGCCTTGGCCTTTTGTGACCTATGAAAAGGTCAATGTGACGGGTCAGCGGTCTGAAAGCATTGGCCTTGGCAATTCCGGTTCTGACAATGGCTTGATGTTGACCACCGACGAAAACATCGTCGACATCGACTTTCAGGTGGTGTGGAACATCAACGATCCGGCCAAATTCCTGTTTAACCTCGCCGATCCGCGTGGCACGGTTCAGGCCATGTCAGAGGCCTCGATGCGTGAAATCATCGCCGCCTCTGAACTGTCCCCGATCCTGAACCGCGACCGTGGCTTGATCTCTGATACGACCAAAACCTTGGTGCAATCGACCTTGGATGCGTTGGATTCGGGCATCACCATTGTGCGCGTCAACTTGGACAAAGCCGATCCGCCGAAACAGGTGATCGACGCGTTCCGTGACGTGCAGGCCGCCGAACAAGAGCGCGACCGTTTGGAACGTCAGGCCGATGCCTACGCCAACACGGCTGTTGCCGGTGCGCGGGGTAAAGCCTCGCAAATCTTGGAAGAGGCCGAAGGCTATCGTGCCCAAGTCGTCAACGAAGCCAAAGGTGAGGCGTCGCGCTTTAGCGCGGTTCTGCAAGAGTACCAACAAGCCCCCGAAGTGACCCGCAAACGTCTTTATCTTGAGGCGATGGAAGAGGTCTACGGCGGGATGGATAAGATCCTTCTGGATGATGCCGCGGGTGGCGCTCAGGGGGTTGTGCCCTATCTGCCGCTCAATGAGCTGAAGAAATCCACCACCGGAGGGTCGAACTGA
- the gor gene encoding glutathione-disulfide reductase, with amino-acid sequence MDFDYDLFVIGGGSGGVRAARLTAADGKKVAMAEEFRMGGTCVIRGCVPKKLMVFASHYSDYAEEAGKYGWDITLGEFNWPSFQKRLHAELSRLEAIYTRNADTAGVEILHQRATVKDPHTVVLADGTEKTTKHILVAVGGTPFVPDTVPGIEHAITSNEIFDIPALPKKILIVGGGYIACEFACIFNGLGSEVTQYYRGAQILRGFDDEARGHIAELITGQGINLHVGTDVERLEKRGDGIWVKATDGRETVFDVVLYATGRTPNTKGLGLEAAGVELGRHGEIKVDGYSQTNIPSIYAVGDVTDRIQLTPVAIREAVAFHETVFKGNPMKPDHSNVPSAIFTQPEYGAVGLTEEQAREEGPVEVYCAAFRPMQNAFIEKNERVMFKLIVCSNSRKVLGCHIIAPHAGEMIQIAGVAVKMGATKEDFDATVAVHPTMAEEIVLMKTPTRVHN; translated from the coding sequence ATGGATTTCGATTATGATCTCTTCGTGATTGGTGGCGGATCGGGCGGTGTGCGCGCGGCGCGGTTGACGGCGGCGGATGGGAAAAAGGTCGCGATGGCCGAAGAGTTCCGCATGGGCGGCACCTGTGTCATTCGCGGTTGTGTGCCGAAAAAGCTGATGGTCTTTGCCTCGCATTACTCGGACTACGCCGAGGAGGCGGGGAAATACGGCTGGGACATCACCTTGGGGGAGTTCAACTGGCCGTCGTTTCAAAAGCGGTTGCACGCCGAATTGTCCCGTCTTGAGGCCATCTACACCCGCAACGCCGATACGGCAGGGGTCGAGATTTTGCACCAACGCGCCACGGTGAAAGACCCGCATACGGTGGTTTTGGCCGATGGCACGGAAAAGACCACGAAACATATTTTGGTCGCCGTGGGTGGTACGCCGTTTGTGCCTGACACCGTGCCGGGGATCGAACATGCGATCACCTCGAACGAGATTTTCGACATTCCGGCACTGCCGAAAAAAATCCTCATCGTTGGTGGCGGCTATATCGCCTGTGAATTCGCCTGTATCTTCAACGGGCTTGGCTCTGAGGTGACACAATATTATCGCGGCGCGCAAATCCTTCGCGGCTTTGATGATGAGGCACGCGGCCATATTGCCGAGCTGATCACCGGGCAGGGTATCAACCTGCATGTCGGCACCGATGTGGAGCGGCTTGAAAAGCGCGGTGATGGCATTTGGGTCAAGGCCACGGACGGGCGCGAAACCGTTTTTGATGTGGTGCTTTATGCCACCGGGCGCACGCCCAACACCAAAGGCCTTGGGCTTGAGGCTGCGGGCGTTGAGTTGGGCCGTCATGGCGAGATCAAAGTGGACGGCTATAGCCAAACCAACATTCCTTCGATCTATGCCGTGGGCGATGTGACCGATCGCATCCAATTGACCCCGGTGGCGATCCGTGAAGCGGTGGCGTTTCATGAGACGGTGTTCAAAGGCAATCCGATGAAACCGGATCACTCGAACGTGCCGTCGGCGATTTTCACCCAGCCGGAATATGGCGCGGTGGGGCTGACCGAAGAACAGGCGCGCGAAGAAGGCCCGGTCGAGGTCTATTGCGCCGCGTTCCGACCGATGCAAAACGCCTTTATCGAGAAAAACGAACGGGTGATGTTCAAACTCATCGTCTGTTCCAACTCGCGCAAAGTGTTGGGCTGTCATATCATTGCGCCTCATGCGGGGGAGATGATCCAGATCGCCGGCGTGGCGGTGAAAATGGGCGCCACCAAGGAGGATTTCGACGCGACCGTGGCGGTGCATCCGACCATGGCCGAAGAAATCGTCCTGATGAAAACGCCGACCCGCGTTCATAACTGA